In Paracoccaceae bacterium Fryx2, a single genomic region encodes these proteins:
- a CDS encoding IS66 family transposase, with the protein MSQPFDLSQFPDLPPEVVKAFETAQFELSVERAARQHEQAVVAEKDAFITELQALIEKLEGQVQDYRRTKFGPKSEKLDPAQLELALEDLETAIAETQAQIAAVEEKIAASETDPEKKVPRKKRKARALPQSLPRVERVIEPDSITCPCGCGDMVKIGEDRVERLDYIPASYQVIVSVRPKYACPKGRTGVVQAKAPAHLLEGSWPTEALLAQIAVSKHSEHMPLNRQAVVMARLGVPIDRSVLADWMGRTGALIAPVVDHMANRLMAESTRLYVDETTAPVLDPGRGKTKTGYLWAVLRDDRGWNGTAPPGVVFHYRPGRQGEYAAEILHGFNGTIQVDAYGAYTHLATPKRTGGDPLRLAFCWAHGRRKLIKAKPKKGSPIVDEALLRIAALYKIEDQIRGSDPEQRRAVRQSQSRPLLDAFFTWLAAQAARVSRKSELGEAMAYMLRREEGFRLFLDNGRVDIDSNLVENAIRSPAMNRRNALFAGHDEGGRNWARFASLIGSCKMNGVEPYAYLKDLFTKLANGHLDKDIDALMPWTHATASTPSQ; encoded by the coding sequence ATGTCGCAGCCCTTCGATCTCAGCCAGTTTCCCGACCTTCCTCCGGAGGTCGTAAAGGCGTTCGAGACCGCGCAGTTCGAGCTGTCGGTCGAGCGCGCAGCACGCCAGCACGAGCAGGCAGTGGTGGCCGAGAAAGACGCCTTCATCACCGAGTTACAGGCGTTGATCGAGAAGCTGGAAGGCCAGGTTCAGGATTACCGCCGCACCAAGTTCGGGCCAAAATCGGAAAAACTGGATCCGGCGCAGTTGGAGCTGGCGCTGGAGGATCTTGAGACGGCCATCGCCGAGACCCAGGCGCAGATTGCCGCCGTCGAGGAAAAGATCGCAGCCAGCGAGACCGACCCGGAGAAGAAGGTGCCGCGCAAGAAGCGCAAGGCGCGCGCCTTGCCGCAAAGCTTGCCGCGTGTTGAGCGTGTGATTGAGCCAGACAGCATTACCTGCCCTTGCGGCTGTGGCGACATGGTCAAGATCGGCGAGGACCGGGTCGAGCGGCTGGATTATATCCCTGCGAGCTATCAAGTGATCGTCTCTGTCCGCCCGAAATACGCCTGCCCCAAAGGGCGCACCGGCGTGGTGCAAGCCAAAGCCCCAGCGCATCTGCTGGAGGGCAGTTGGCCGACCGAGGCGCTGCTGGCACAGATTGCCGTGTCCAAGCATTCCGAACACATGCCGCTGAACCGACAGGCCGTGGTCATGGCGCGGCTTGGGGTGCCGATCGACCGCTCGGTTCTGGCTGACTGGATGGGCCGGACCGGCGCGCTGATTGCACCCGTGGTCGATCACATGGCCAATCGGCTGATGGCGGAGAGCACGCGGCTTTATGTCGACGAAACCACCGCCCCGGTGCTGGATCCCGGGCGCGGAAAAACCAAGACAGGCTACCTTTGGGCGGTCTTGCGCGACGACCGGGGCTGGAACGGCACCGCACCGCCGGGTGTGGTATTCCACTACCGTCCTGGGCGTCAAGGGGAATATGCCGCCGAGATATTGCATGGCTTTAACGGCACGATCCAGGTCGATGCCTATGGCGCTTATACTCACCTTGCCACGCCAAAACGCACGGGCGGCGATCCATTGCGTCTGGCGTTCTGCTGGGCGCATGGACGACGCAAACTGATCAAGGCCAAGCCCAAGAAGGGTTCGCCCATCGTGGACGAGGCGCTGTTGCGCATCGCCGCGCTCTACAAGATTGAAGATCAAATCCGTGGCTCGGATCCTGAGCAGCGCCGGGCCGTCCGCCAGAGCCAGTCCCGCCCCTTGCTGGATGCGTTCTTCACCTGGCTGGCAGCTCAGGCCGCGCGTGTCTCTCGCAAATCAGAACTCGGGGAGGCCATGGCTTACATGTTACGCCGCGAAGAGGGCTTCCGGCTCTTTCTTGACAATGGTCGCGTCGACATCGACTCCAATCTCGTCGAAAATGCCATCCGCAGCCCTGCAATGAATCGCCGCAACGCGCTTTTTGCCGGTCATGACGAAGGCGGTCGGAACTGGGCCCGCTTCGCCAGCCTGATCGGTTCCTGCAAGATGAATGGCGTGGAGCCATACGCCTATCTGAAGGACCTGTTCACGAAGCTGGCCAACGGTCATCTCGACAAGGACATCGACGCGCTGATGCCTTGGACACACGCCACGGCCTCCACCCCCTCACAATGA
- the tnpB gene encoding IS66 family insertion sequence element accessory protein TnpB (TnpB, as the term is used for proteins encoded by IS66 family insertion elements, is considered an accessory protein, since TnpC, encoded by a neighboring gene, is a DDE family transposase.) has protein sequence MIVAGQRLPIVIATRPVDFRRGHDGLAATVQNELGLDPHSGLTVIFRSKRGDRLKILVWDGTGLVMVYKRLEQGSFAWPKVQDGTIRLSRAQCEALFEGLDWRRVVAQRVLPPAAAG, from the coding sequence ATGATTGTCGCGGGCCAGCGGTTGCCGATCGTGATCGCCACGCGCCCGGTAGATTTCCGGCGCGGCCATGATGGTCTGGCGGCTACCGTGCAGAACGAGTTGGGGCTTGATCCACATTCGGGGCTGACCGTAATCTTCCGTTCCAAGCGCGGGGACCGGCTGAAGATCCTGGTCTGGGACGGAACCGGACTGGTCATGGTGTATAAGCGCCTGGAACAGGGCAGCTTCGCCTGGCCCAAGGTTCAGGACGGGACGATTCGGCTGTCACGGGCCCAGTGTGAGGCTTTGTTCGAAGGTCTGGACTGGCGGCGGGTTGTGGCACAACGGGTGCTGCCACCAGCTGCCGCAGGATGA
- a CDS encoding transposase — protein sequence MIDGGDGFDGCIEVVHRTRGYRRWPDNVKARIVSESFQPGARVVDVARRHDLLPHQISGWRRLAREGLLVLPAELMERQSAEVVPSFVPITVVDEDPPPAGERPAGDGRIDIRLGEDLVMHVPGDVMVERVAALVRALRGER from the coding sequence ATGATCGACGGCGGGGATGGGTTTGATGGCTGTATCGAGGTTGTGCATCGGACGCGTGGATATCGGCGGTGGCCGGACAATGTGAAAGCCCGGATCGTGTCTGAGAGCTTTCAGCCGGGCGCGCGGGTGGTTGATGTCGCGCGGCGCCACGATCTCCTCCCGCATCAGATTTCGGGGTGGCGGCGTCTGGCGCGCGAGGGTCTGCTTGTTCTGCCTGCAGAGTTGATGGAGCGGCAATCTGCTGAAGTGGTTCCGAGTTTTGTGCCGATTACAGTCGTGGATGAGGATCCGCCACCGGCTGGGGAGCGCCCAGCCGGTGATGGCCGCATCGATATCCGACTGGGTGAAGATCTCGTGATGCATGTGCCTGGCGATGTAATGGTGGAGCGGGTGGCCGCGCTGGTGCGCGCGCTGCGGGGCGAGCGATGA